From a region of the Salvelinus namaycush isolate Seneca chromosome 40, SaNama_1.0, whole genome shotgun sequence genome:
- the LOC120033400 gene encoding transmembrane protein 237B-like isoform X2, giving the protein MNTGGFQAQNTRRRDLPPLPQRGQRALPPMSSQDTGDEMPIPKSKRKKLKSQVDGVESPEDPGMEMAQMGGLSSRRSSEVIQALNTESQEAAPQRRKKKKKAATVDLEDDQADLVNGDGLVQNTAEAEEEVTKKPKRKKKSKVSETQYVNELDVEDDDIITDAQPPIPQHSLFSAPLGQSQPVGKVFVERSKRFQAADRSDRPKPSDQVDNLMDIQQMWTTKDVSVRVHGGFRGIGLFCHGFLAGYAVWNIIVIYALAGKHLTTLPNLLQQYHSLAYPAQSLFYLLLAISTVSAFDRVNLAKGAMAMREFVTLDPVALASFLYFSALVLSLSQQMTSDRINLYPSANETLWPPGSEQQILNPWIIVNLVVAVLVGMAWIFISARPEMDYTEGFLMAMEIESLRPEEKSEMST; this is encoded by the exons ATGAACACAGGAGGATTCCAg GCACAGAACACGCGACGGAGGGACCTCCCGCCTCTTCCACAG CGTGGACAGCGTGCCCTGCCCCCCATGTCAAG TCAAGATACAGGTG ACGAGATGCCGATCCCTAAAAGCAAGAGGAAGAAGTTGAAGAGTCAGGTGGATGGTGTAGAAAGCCCAGAGG ACCCAGGGATGGAGATGGCCCAGATGGGGGGTCTGAGCAGTCGCAGGTCATCTGAGGTCATCCAGGCCTTGAACACCGAGTCGCAGGAAGCTGCACCACAGagaaggaagaagaagaaaaaggcaGCGACCGTAG ACCTGGAGGATGACCAGGCTGACCTGGTGAATGGGGATGGACTGGTCCAGAACACAGCAGAGGCAGAGGAAGAAGTGACCAAAAAACCCAAGAGGAAGAA GAAGTCGAAAGTGTCAGAGACGCAGTACGTCAACGAGCTTGATGTAGAGGACGATGACATTATCACAGACGCTCAGCCACCCATCCCCCAGCATTCCCTGTTCTCTGCTCCCCTGGGACAGAGCCAGCCTGTGGGGAAGGTGTTTGTAGAGAGGAGCA AGAGGTTTCAAGCGGCCGATCGGTCAGACAGGCCGAAGCCCAGCGATCAGGTGGACAACTTAATGGACATCCAGCAGATGTGGACCACCAAGGATGTGTCTGTTAGGGTACATGGTggcttcag GGGGATTGGGCTGTTCTGCCACGGCTTCCTAGCAGGCTATGCAGTGTGGAACATCATAGTGATCTATGCCCTGGCAGGAAAACATCTCACTACTCTGCCTAACCTACTGCAGCAGTACCACAGCCTGGCCTACCCTGCACAGTCTCTCTTCTACCTGCTACTGGCTATAAGCACTGTGTCAGCCTTTGACAG GGTGAATCTGGCCAAAGGTGCCATGGCTATGAGAGAGTTTGTCACCCTGGACCCAGTTGCTCTAGCCTCTTTCT TGTACTTCTCagctctggtcctctctctcagccAACAGATGACCAGTGACCGCATCAACCTGTACCCCAGTGCTAACGAGACCTTATG gcCTCCTGGGTCAGAGCAACAGATCCTGAACCCGTGGATCATAGTAAACCTGGTGGTGGCTGTGCTGGTGGGAATGGCCTGGATCTTCATCTCTGCCAGGCCTGAGATGGACTACACCGAAG GATTCCTAATGGCTATGGAGATCGAGTCCTTGAGACCAGAGGAGAAATCAGAAATGTCTACTTga
- the LOC120033630 gene encoding abl interactor 2-like isoform X1 yields the protein MAELQMLLEEEIPAGRSALLDSFTNLERVAEYCESNYVQSPDKHRALEETKNYTTQSLASVAYLINTLANNVLQMLDIQASQLRRMESSINHISQTVDIHKEKVARREIGILTTNKNTSRTHKIIAPANPERPVRYIRKPIDYSLLDDMGHGVKASAQNMKAGAAGLPRTNPPTQKPPSPPMSGKGTIGRHSPYRTLEPVRPPVVPNDYVSSPTRHGNMAPPQQSPARTASVNQRNRTYSSGSSGGSHPSSSSRSSSRENSGSGSVGLPIAVPTPAPPPTAFPGAPQFFSMNRPVQPQNPPAVGGSLPYRRPASLTGQPNSNMPLALNQPQPNGGPHFNQVPAGPLVAPPPPSMQITPQLPLMGFVARVQETISDVPPPPPPVEEAVFEEPTPPPPPPEDYEDDEEEEESAVVEYSDPYAEEDPPWAPRTYMEKVVAIYDYAADKEDELSFNEGAIIYVIKKNDDGWYEGTMSGTTGLFPGNYVESIMHYVD from the exons ATGGCGGAGTTACAAATGCTTTTGGAAGAGGAGATTCCAGCTGGACGTAGTGCTTTATTAGATAGTTTTACCAATTTGGAAAGAGTTGCCGAGTATTGCGAAAGCAACTATGTTCAG TCACCAGATAAGCACAGAGCGTTGGAGGAGACTAAGAACTACACCACCCAGTCTCTGGCCAGCGTAGCCTACCTGATCAACACCTTGGCCAACAATGTCCTGCAGATGCTTGACATTCAAGCCTCCCAGCTCCGCCGCATGGAGTCCTCCATCAACCACATCTCACAG ACAGTGGACATCCACAAAGAGAAAGTGGCCAGGCGGGAGATTGGCATCCTGACCACCAATAAGAACACCTCTCGCACACATAAGATCATTGCTCCAGCCAATCCAGAGAGGCCGGTGCGCTACATCCGCAAGCCAATTGACTACAGCCTGCTGGATGACATGGGCCACGGAGTCAAG GCCAGTGCTCAGAACATGAAGGCCGGAGCCGCAGGTCTCCCTCGCACCAACCCACCCACACAGAAGCCGCCCAGCCCACCCATGTCAGGGAAGGGAACCATTGG GCGCCACTCCCCCTATAGGACACTCGAGCCGGTGCGTCCTCCCGTTGTCCCTAACGACTACGTCTCGAGCCCGACGCGCCATGGCAACATGGCGCCCCCACAGCAGAGCCCTGCACGCACTGCGTCTGTTAATCAGAGGAACCGCACGTACAG CAGTGGCAGCAGTGGAGGCAGccaccccagcagcagcagccgcagcagcagcagagagaatAGCGGCAGCGGCTCCGTGGGCTTGCCTATCGCCGTGCCAACGCCTGCCCCGCCCCCCACAGCATTCCCAG GTGCCCCCCAGTTCTTCAGCATGAACCGACCGGTGCAACCACAGAACCCTCCTGCGGTGGGGGGGTCTCTGCCGTACCGCCGGCCCGCGTCATTGACGGGCCAGCCCAACTCCAACATGCCCCTGGCCCTaaaccagccccagcccaacGGAGGACCCCACTTCAACCAGGTCCCAG cagGTCCTCTTgttgccccccctcccccctccatgCAGATCACTCCCCAGCTCCCTCTGATGGGCTTTGTGGCTCGGGTACAGGAGACCA tctcaGACGTGCCCCCTCCCCCGCCCCCTGTAGAAGAAGCTGTGTTTGAGGAACCCACCCCGCCCCCTCCACCTCCAGAGGActatgaggatgatgaggaggaggaagagtcaGCTGTGGTGGAGTACAGTGATCCCTACGCAGAGGAGGACCCCCCGTGGGCCCCACGCACCTACATGGAGAAAG TGGTGGCGATCTACGACTACGCGGCGGACAAGGAGGACGAGCTGTCCTTCAACGAGGGCGCCATCATCTACGTCATCAAGAAGAACGATGACGGCTGGTACGAAGGAACAATGAGTGGCACCACCGGCCTCTTCCCCGGGAACTACGTCGAGTCCATCATGCACTATGTCGACTGA
- the LOC120033630 gene encoding abl interactor 2-like isoform X2: MAELQMLLEEEIPAGRSALLDSFTNLERVAEYCESNYVQSPDKHRALEETKNYTTQSLASVAYLINTLANNVLQMLDIQASQLRRMESSINHISQTVDIHKEKVARREIGILTTNKNTSRTHKIIAPANPERPVRYIRKPIDYSLLDDMGHGVKASAQNMKAGAAGLPRTNPPTQKPPSPPMSGKGTIGRHSPYRTLEPVRPPVVPNDYVSSPTRHGNMAPPQQSPARTASVNQRNRTYSSGSSGGSHPSSSSRSSSRENSGSGSVGLPIAVPTPAPPPTAFPGAPQFFSMNRPVQPQNPPAVGGSLPYRRPASLTGQPNSNMPLALNQPQPNGGPHFNQVPGPLVAPPPPSMQITPQLPLMGFVARVQETISDVPPPPPPVEEAVFEEPTPPPPPPEDYEDDEEEEESAVVEYSDPYAEEDPPWAPRTYMEKVVAIYDYAADKEDELSFNEGAIIYVIKKNDDGWYEGTMSGTTGLFPGNYVESIMHYVD, translated from the exons ATGGCGGAGTTACAAATGCTTTTGGAAGAGGAGATTCCAGCTGGACGTAGTGCTTTATTAGATAGTTTTACCAATTTGGAAAGAGTTGCCGAGTATTGCGAAAGCAACTATGTTCAG TCACCAGATAAGCACAGAGCGTTGGAGGAGACTAAGAACTACACCACCCAGTCTCTGGCCAGCGTAGCCTACCTGATCAACACCTTGGCCAACAATGTCCTGCAGATGCTTGACATTCAAGCCTCCCAGCTCCGCCGCATGGAGTCCTCCATCAACCACATCTCACAG ACAGTGGACATCCACAAAGAGAAAGTGGCCAGGCGGGAGATTGGCATCCTGACCACCAATAAGAACACCTCTCGCACACATAAGATCATTGCTCCAGCCAATCCAGAGAGGCCGGTGCGCTACATCCGCAAGCCAATTGACTACAGCCTGCTGGATGACATGGGCCACGGAGTCAAG GCCAGTGCTCAGAACATGAAGGCCGGAGCCGCAGGTCTCCCTCGCACCAACCCACCCACACAGAAGCCGCCCAGCCCACCCATGTCAGGGAAGGGAACCATTGG GCGCCACTCCCCCTATAGGACACTCGAGCCGGTGCGTCCTCCCGTTGTCCCTAACGACTACGTCTCGAGCCCGACGCGCCATGGCAACATGGCGCCCCCACAGCAGAGCCCTGCACGCACTGCGTCTGTTAATCAGAGGAACCGCACGTACAG CAGTGGCAGCAGTGGAGGCAGccaccccagcagcagcagccgcagcagcagcagagagaatAGCGGCAGCGGCTCCGTGGGCTTGCCTATCGCCGTGCCAACGCCTGCCCCGCCCCCCACAGCATTCCCAG GTGCCCCCCAGTTCTTCAGCATGAACCGACCGGTGCAACCACAGAACCCTCCTGCGGTGGGGGGGTCTCTGCCGTACCGCCGGCCCGCGTCATTGACGGGCCAGCCCAACTCCAACATGCCCCTGGCCCTaaaccagccccagcccaacGGAGGACCCCACTTCAACCAGGTCCCAG GTCCTCTTgttgccccccctcccccctccatgCAGATCACTCCCCAGCTCCCTCTGATGGGCTTTGTGGCTCGGGTACAGGAGACCA tctcaGACGTGCCCCCTCCCCCGCCCCCTGTAGAAGAAGCTGTGTTTGAGGAACCCACCCCGCCCCCTCCACCTCCAGAGGActatgaggatgatgaggaggaggaagagtcaGCTGTGGTGGAGTACAGTGATCCCTACGCAGAGGAGGACCCCCCGTGGGCCCCACGCACCTACATGGAGAAAG TGGTGGCGATCTACGACTACGCGGCGGACAAGGAGGACGAGCTGTCCTTCAACGAGGGCGCCATCATCTACGTCATCAAGAAGAACGATGACGGCTGGTACGAAGGAACAATGAGTGGCACCACCGGCCTCTTCCCCGGGAACTACGTCGAGTCCATCATGCACTATGTCGACTGA
- the LOC120033630 gene encoding abl interactor 2-like isoform X3 — protein sequence MAELQMLLEEEIPAGRSALLDSFTNLERVAEYCESNYVQSPDKHRALEETKNYTTQSLASVAYLINTLANNVLQMLDIQASQLRRMESSINHISQTVDIHKEKVARREIGILTTNKNTSRTHKIIAPANPERPVRYIRKPIDYSLLDDMGHGVKASAQNMKAGAAGLPRTNPPTQKPPSPPMSGKGTIGRHSPYRTLEPVRPPVVPNDYVSSPTRHGNMAPPQQSPARTASVNQRNRTYSSGSSGGSHPSSSSRSSSRENSGSGSVGLPIAVPTPAPPPTAFPGAPQFFSMNRPVQPQNPPAVGGSLPYRRPASLTGQPNSNMPLALNQPQPNGGPHFNQVPVSDVPPPPPPVEEAVFEEPTPPPPPPEDYEDDEEEEESAVVEYSDPYAEEDPPWAPRTYMEKVVAIYDYAADKEDELSFNEGAIIYVIKKNDDGWYEGTMSGTTGLFPGNYVESIMHYVD from the exons ATGGCGGAGTTACAAATGCTTTTGGAAGAGGAGATTCCAGCTGGACGTAGTGCTTTATTAGATAGTTTTACCAATTTGGAAAGAGTTGCCGAGTATTGCGAAAGCAACTATGTTCAG TCACCAGATAAGCACAGAGCGTTGGAGGAGACTAAGAACTACACCACCCAGTCTCTGGCCAGCGTAGCCTACCTGATCAACACCTTGGCCAACAATGTCCTGCAGATGCTTGACATTCAAGCCTCCCAGCTCCGCCGCATGGAGTCCTCCATCAACCACATCTCACAG ACAGTGGACATCCACAAAGAGAAAGTGGCCAGGCGGGAGATTGGCATCCTGACCACCAATAAGAACACCTCTCGCACACATAAGATCATTGCTCCAGCCAATCCAGAGAGGCCGGTGCGCTACATCCGCAAGCCAATTGACTACAGCCTGCTGGATGACATGGGCCACGGAGTCAAG GCCAGTGCTCAGAACATGAAGGCCGGAGCCGCAGGTCTCCCTCGCACCAACCCACCCACACAGAAGCCGCCCAGCCCACCCATGTCAGGGAAGGGAACCATTGG GCGCCACTCCCCCTATAGGACACTCGAGCCGGTGCGTCCTCCCGTTGTCCCTAACGACTACGTCTCGAGCCCGACGCGCCATGGCAACATGGCGCCCCCACAGCAGAGCCCTGCACGCACTGCGTCTGTTAATCAGAGGAACCGCACGTACAG CAGTGGCAGCAGTGGAGGCAGccaccccagcagcagcagccgcagcagcagcagagagaatAGCGGCAGCGGCTCCGTGGGCTTGCCTATCGCCGTGCCAACGCCTGCCCCGCCCCCCACAGCATTCCCAG GTGCCCCCCAGTTCTTCAGCATGAACCGACCGGTGCAACCACAGAACCCTCCTGCGGTGGGGGGGTCTCTGCCGTACCGCCGGCCCGCGTCATTGACGGGCCAGCCCAACTCCAACATGCCCCTGGCCCTaaaccagccccagcccaacGGAGGACCCCACTTCAACCAGGTCCCAG tctcaGACGTGCCCCCTCCCCCGCCCCCTGTAGAAGAAGCTGTGTTTGAGGAACCCACCCCGCCCCCTCCACCTCCAGAGGActatgaggatgatgaggaggaggaagagtcaGCTGTGGTGGAGTACAGTGATCCCTACGCAGAGGAGGACCCCCCGTGGGCCCCACGCACCTACATGGAGAAAG TGGTGGCGATCTACGACTACGCGGCGGACAAGGAGGACGAGCTGTCCTTCAACGAGGGCGCCATCATCTACGTCATCAAGAAGAACGATGACGGCTGGTACGAAGGAACAATGAGTGGCACCACCGGCCTCTTCCCCGGGAACTACGTCGAGTCCATCATGCACTATGTCGACTGA
- the LOC120033430 gene encoding cytochrome P450 20A1-like, which produces MLDFAIFAVTFVIILIGAVLYLYPSSRSASGIPGLNPTEEKDGNLQDIVNQGSLHEFLASLHGQFGPVASFWFGGRPVVSLGSVDQLRQHINPNRTTDSFETILKSLLGYQSGMGGGATEAVMRKKLYESAVNNTLKENFPLLLKLVEELVGKWKSFPKDQHTPLCAHLLGLAMKAVTQLALGDRFRNDAEVIGFRKNHEAIWSEIGKGYLDGSMEKSSIRKEHYERALAEMETVLMSVAKDRKGQRSQTAFVDALLQSNLTDRQVMEDSMVFTLAGCVITANLCIWAVHFLSTSEEVQEKLHQELEDVLGSEPVSLDKIPQLRYFQQVLNETVRTAKLTPIAAQLQENEGKVDQHIIPKETLVIYALGVVLQDADTWSRPYKFDPDRFTEDSARKSFSLLGFSGSQACPELRFAYTVATVVLSTVVRQLKLHQVKGQVVEARSELVSTPKDDTWITVSRRS; this is translated from the exons ATGCTGGACTTTGCGATATTTGCAGTGACTTTTGTCATAATTCTGATCGGCGCAGTCCTCTATTTGTATCCA tcATCAAGAAGTGCTTCTGGTATACCAGGTCTCAACCCTACAGAAGAGAA GGATGGAAATCTACAAGACATAGTGAACCAAGGCAGTCTGCATGAGTTTCTGGCTAGCCTACATGGACAGTTTGGTCCTGTGGCATCCTTCTGGTTTGGAGGACGCCCTGTGGTCAGCTTGGGTTCAGTGGACCAGCTACGGCAGCACATCAACCCCAACAGGACTA CGGACTCATTTGAGACAATTCTGAAGTCGTTGCTAGGGTACCAGTCAGGAATGGGTGGAGGGGCCACAGAGGCTGTAATGAGGAAGAAGTTGTATGAGAGTGCCGTCAACAACACCCTGAAGGAAAACTTTCCCCTGCTGCTGAAG CTGGTGGAGGAGTTAGTGGGGAAGTGGAAGTCTTTCCCTAAGGACCAGCACACACCCCTCTGTGCCCATCTGCTAGGATTGGCCATGAAGGCTGTCACTCAACTCGCTCTGGGTGACCGCTTCCGGAATGATGCTGAAGTCATCGGCTTCCGAAAGAACCATGAGGCA ATCTGGTCAGAGATCGGAAAAGGCTATTTGGACGGTTCCATGGAGAAGAGCTCCATCAGAAAGGAACACTATGAGAGAG CGCTGGCAGAAATGGAAACAGTGCTGATGTCTGTGGCTAAAGACAGGAAAGGACAAAGGAGCCAGACAGCGTTTGTGGACGCTCTTCTCCAGTCCAacctcacagacagacag GTGATGGAGGACAGCATGGTATTCACACTGGCAGGTTGTGTCATCACAGCTAATT TGTGCATCTGGGCAGTACACTTCCTGTCCACGTCAGAGGAAGTTCAGGAGAAGCTGCATCAGGAGCTGGAGGATGTTCTGGGCTCTGAGCCTGTCTCTCTGGATAAGATCCCACAGCTCAG GTACTTCCAGCAGGTTTTGAACGAGACTGTGCGGACAGCCAAACTGACGCCCATCGCAGCCCAGCTCCAGGAAAATGAAGGGAAAGTCGATCAGCACATTATTCCTAAAGAG ACACTGGTGATCTATGCCCTTGGGGTAGTCCTACAGGATGCAGACACCTGGAGCCGTCCCTACAA GTTTGACCCAGATCGATTCACAGAAGATTCAGCCAGGAAAAGCTTCTCTCTGCTTGGATTCTCAGGGAGTCAGGCCTGTCCTGAGCTGAG GTTTGCATACACAGTGGCCACTGTCGTCCTCAGCACTGTAGTGCGCCAACTGAAGCTGCATCAGGTGAAGGGACAGGTGGTAGAGGCCAGATCTGAGCTGGTGTCAACGCCTAAAGATGACACATGGATCACTGTGAGCAGAAGAAGCTAA
- the LOC120033400 gene encoding transmembrane protein 237B-like isoform X1 codes for MNTGGFQAQNTRRRDLPPLPQRGQRALPPMSSQDTGDEMPIPKSKRKKLKSQVDGVESPEADPGMEMAQMGGLSSRRSSEVIQALNTESQEAAPQRRKKKKKAATVDLEDDQADLVNGDGLVQNTAEAEEEVTKKPKRKKKSKVSETQYVNELDVEDDDIITDAQPPIPQHSLFSAPLGQSQPVGKVFVERSKRFQAADRSDRPKPSDQVDNLMDIQQMWTTKDVSVRVHGGFRGIGLFCHGFLAGYAVWNIIVIYALAGKHLTTLPNLLQQYHSLAYPAQSLFYLLLAISTVSAFDRVNLAKGAMAMREFVTLDPVALASFLYFSALVLSLSQQMTSDRINLYPSANETLWPPGSEQQILNPWIIVNLVVAVLVGMAWIFISARPEMDYTEGFLMAMEIESLRPEEKSEMST; via the exons ATGAACACAGGAGGATTCCAg GCACAGAACACGCGACGGAGGGACCTCCCGCCTCTTCCACAG CGTGGACAGCGTGCCCTGCCCCCCATGTCAAG TCAAGATACAGGTG ACGAGATGCCGATCCCTAAAAGCAAGAGGAAGAAGTTGAAGAGTCAGGTGGATGGTGTAGAAAGCCCAGAGG CAGACCCAGGGATGGAGATGGCCCAGATGGGGGGTCTGAGCAGTCGCAGGTCATCTGAGGTCATCCAGGCCTTGAACACCGAGTCGCAGGAAGCTGCACCACAGagaaggaagaagaagaaaaaggcaGCGACCGTAG ACCTGGAGGATGACCAGGCTGACCTGGTGAATGGGGATGGACTGGTCCAGAACACAGCAGAGGCAGAGGAAGAAGTGACCAAAAAACCCAAGAGGAAGAA GAAGTCGAAAGTGTCAGAGACGCAGTACGTCAACGAGCTTGATGTAGAGGACGATGACATTATCACAGACGCTCAGCCACCCATCCCCCAGCATTCCCTGTTCTCTGCTCCCCTGGGACAGAGCCAGCCTGTGGGGAAGGTGTTTGTAGAGAGGAGCA AGAGGTTTCAAGCGGCCGATCGGTCAGACAGGCCGAAGCCCAGCGATCAGGTGGACAACTTAATGGACATCCAGCAGATGTGGACCACCAAGGATGTGTCTGTTAGGGTACATGGTggcttcag GGGGATTGGGCTGTTCTGCCACGGCTTCCTAGCAGGCTATGCAGTGTGGAACATCATAGTGATCTATGCCCTGGCAGGAAAACATCTCACTACTCTGCCTAACCTACTGCAGCAGTACCACAGCCTGGCCTACCCTGCACAGTCTCTCTTCTACCTGCTACTGGCTATAAGCACTGTGTCAGCCTTTGACAG GGTGAATCTGGCCAAAGGTGCCATGGCTATGAGAGAGTTTGTCACCCTGGACCCAGTTGCTCTAGCCTCTTTCT TGTACTTCTCagctctggtcctctctctcagccAACAGATGACCAGTGACCGCATCAACCTGTACCCCAGTGCTAACGAGACCTTATG gcCTCCTGGGTCAGAGCAACAGATCCTGAACCCGTGGATCATAGTAAACCTGGTGGTGGCTGTGCTGGTGGGAATGGCCTGGATCTTCATCTCTGCCAGGCCTGAGATGGACTACACCGAAG GATTCCTAATGGCTATGGAGATCGAGTCCTTGAGACCAGAGGAGAAATCAGAAATGTCTACTTga